Proteins co-encoded in one Pocillopora verrucosa isolate sample1 chromosome 1, ASM3666991v2, whole genome shotgun sequence genomic window:
- the LOC131788578 gene encoding uncharacterized protein, producing the protein MSKKSRVVKTYGRHKHRTVKAQIWLSPDENVHSPFGNGFPSKIEASSSKNVFKPKSSKWSKHSNKVTTSRASSAYESCAIPIVEKQELIIIDDKENSHTSNSSADDQKERKFKRKRQTLFSNCTPLSTQKGSNVDSTCPSESEKSGVKIPEVVLVNDSLEIREKSTRHIHDVICVEDSVEDVVFQSGCNNPTNLSINTSNGKPNLSGNASVFSDCSSISRDGENRDLGNKDCIKLNKNNNAVFQFDSCHSTYATSTPVFNGDNYLAIGGVGQSDSQNSYSIDGKVILEPIRITPIQWEKSLLLLSSTEKPSNEKTSQLSSDEHKNSVALKTLSLTSSDRTSKEMKECVVSLEKLRITPLKKKGKYLTATLSGDGSLPFINRGKSQLSFAEALTPVKKNLTKTNFGKESEEVKELTNFEKVLMECNQERPVKFSEILDKSLLESCVKIGEGVYGEVFKSQYKNGQSIALKIIPVEGDFQVNGEPQKSFEEILPEIVISKELSLLGESFENDNGTTTFITVHSVTCIQGGYPSHLISEWDKWDTKHTSENDKPDIFPSDQFFIVFEFSNGGKDLESFEFNSLSEAWSVLHQTALGLAVAENALEFEHRDLHWGNVLICKTEDQLVESTLQGEKKLVPSHGVRVSLIDFTLSRLKKDGVTVFCNMAEDESLFTGRGDYQFDVYRLMKKANKNDWEPFEPHSNVLWLHYLADKMLKKKKYPRKDKETETQLKMFLRQARKCSSATDIIHELFA; encoded by the exons ATGTCTAAGAAATCAAGAGTGGTAAAGACGTATGGAAGGCATAAACATCGGACTGTGAAGGCTCAAATTTGGCTGTCCCCTGACGAAAATGTTCATTCCCCGTTTGGAAACGGTTTCCCCTCCAAAATCGAAGCAAGCTCATCGAAAAATGTTTTCAAGCCGAAGTCGTCAAAATG GTCCAAGCACTCGAACAAAGTTACAACCTCACGAGCTTCATCTGCTTACGAAAGCTGTGCGATTCCAATCGTTGAGAAACAAGAACTTATAATAATCGATGACAAAGAAAACAGCCATACTTCAAATTCGTCAGCTGATGACCAAAAGGAGAGGaagttcaaaaggaaaaggCAAACACTATTCAGTAATTGTACGCCGCTATCAACACAAAAAGGTTCAAATGTTGATTCAACTTGTCCGTCGGAAAGTGAAAAGTCGGGAGTCAAAATACCTGAGGTTGTTTTGGTGAATGATAGTTTAGAGATTAGAGAGAAAAGCACCCGCCATATTCACGATGTCATTTGTGTTGAAGACAGCGTAGAAGATGTTGTTTTTCAATCTGGTTGCAATAACCCAACAAATTTAAGTATAAATACGTCAAATGGAAAGCCAAATTTGAGTGGAAATGCTTCTGTATTCAGCGATTGTTCTTCAATATCAAGAGATGGAGAAAATCGCGATTTAGGAAATAAAGACTGCATCAAActtaacaaaaacaacaacgcAGTTTTTCAATTTGACAGCTGCCACTCAACCTATGCCACTTCAACTCCAGTATTTAATGGTGACAATTATTTAGCAATTGGAGGAGTAGGCCAATCAGATTCCCAAAACTCTTATTCAATAGATGGTAAGGTTATTTTGGAACCAATTAGAATCACACCAATTCAGTGGGAGaaatcattgttattgttatcttCAACTGAAAAACCTAGCAACGAGAAAACTAGCCAGTTGTCATCTGATGAGCACAAAAATTCAGTTGCACTTAAAACTTTGAGCTTAACCAGCAGTGACAGGACATCCAAAGAGATGAAAGAGTGTGTGGTTTCCTTGGAGAAGTTGAGGATAACACCCTTAAAAAAGAAGGGTAAATATCTCACAGCAACATTATCTGGTGATGGAAGCCTTCCATTCATTAACAGAGGGAAGTCCCAGCTCTCATTTGCT GAAGCTTTAACTCCAGTCAAGAAAAACcttaccaaaacaaactttggaAAGGAAtctgaagaagtaaaagaacTCACTAATTTTGAGAAGGTCCTGATGGAGTGCAATCAAGAGAGACCAGTGAAATTTTCAGAAATCTTAGACAAGAG tTTACTGGAGAGTTGTGTTAAAATTGGAGAGGGAGTTTATGGAGAAGTATTTAAATCTCAGTATAAAAATGGACAATCAATTGCACTGAAG ATCATCCCAGTTGAAGGTGATTTTCAAGTGAATGGTGAACCCCAGaaatcatttgaagaaattttgccAGAGATTGTTATTTCCAA GGAGCTGAGTTTACTTGGAGAGTCTTTTGAGAAT GACAATGGGACCACAACCTTCATCACTGTCCACAG TGTGACGTGTATTCAAGGTGGATATCCCAGCCATTTGATATCAGAGTGGGACAAATGGGATACTAAACACACATCAGAAAATGACAAACCTG ATATCTTCCCGAGTGATCAGTTCTTCATCGTGTTCGAGTTTTCAAATGGCGGCAAGGATTTGGAGAGCTTTGAGTTCAACTCCCTGTCAGAGGCATGGAGCGTACTGCATCAGACAGCCCTTGGACTGGCGGTGGCTGAGAACGCGCTTGAATTTGAGCACCGTGATCTGCACTGgggaaatgttttaatttgtaaGACTGAGGACCAGCTTGTAGAGAGCACTTTGCAAGGAGAGAAAAAGCTGGTACCGAGTCATGGTGTCCGAGTTAGTCTGATCGACTTTACTCTCTCACGGCTGAAAAAAG ATGGCGTGACGGTGTTTTGTAACATGGCAGAGGATGAATCGTTGTTCACTGGAAGAGGAGACTATCAATTTGATGTGTATCGGCTCATGAAGAAAGCGAACAA GAACGACTGGGAGCCATTTGAGCCTCACTCAAACGTGCTATGGCTTCACTACCTTGCCGACAAAAtgttaaagaagaagaaatacccgagaaaagataaagaaacgGAGACACAGCTGAAGATGTTTTTGAGACAAGCAAGAAAATGCTCCTCTGCTACAGACATTATTCATGAGCTTTTCGCTTAA
- the LOC131788626 gene encoding Golgi-associated plant pathogenesis-related protein 1 isoform X2, producing MFLTFIAFFLLPSDLYVADAALPFKDQCVKWHNEYRSRHQVGPLVWSDNLAQGAQSWADYLAENNLFQHAANSPVGENLYLSSRKPMEPCTSATKAFYDEVKYYDYNNPGFSQRTGHFTQVVWKNTKQIGAAYATRKDGRFVLVIRYSPPGNYRFQFSQNVLPIKEETKTTTPTHTEASATSTAPAPPGGGVSGQICCSFANKALLIISAIIVVKIGF from the exons atgtttcttacaTTTATCgcgttttttcttcttccaagTGATTTGTACGTAG CGGATGCAGCTCTCCCGTTCAAAGATCAGTGTGTGAAGTGGCATAATGAATATCGCAGTAGGCACCAG GTCGGCCCTTTAGTCTGGAGCGACAACCTCGCGCAAGGTGCGCAATCCTGGGCGGACTATCTGGCAGAAAACAATCTGTTTCAACACGCAGCAAACAGCCCGGTGGGAGAGAACCTATATTTGTCCTCTCGCAAGCCTATGGAACCCTGTACCTCTGCAACGAAAGCTTTCTACGATGAGGTCAAATATTATGACTATAACAACCCAGGATTTTCTCAAAGGACAGGTCACTTCACTCAG GTTGTGtggaaaaacacaaaacagatAGGAGCAGCATATGCCACCAGAAAGGATGGCAGATTTGTTTTGGTGATTAGATATTCTCCTCCAGGAAATTATCGTTTCCAGTTTAGCCAGAACGTTTTACCAatcaaagaagaaacaaaaaccaCTACCCCTACTCACACAGAAGCAAGTGCAACGTCGACAGCCCCTGCCCCTCCCGGTGGGGGAGTATCGGGTCAGATATGTTGCTCTTTTGCAAACAAAGCTCTTTTGATAATTTCCGCGATCATAGTTGTCAAAATTGGCTTCTGA
- the LOC131788626 gene encoding Golgi-associated plant pathogenesis-related protein 1 isoform X1, giving the protein MNWTDLLITTFMFLNVAFDKADAALPFKDQCVKWHNEYRSRHQVGPLVWSDNLAQGAQSWADYLAENNLFQHAANSPVGENLYLSSRKPMEPCTSATKAFYDEVKYYDYNNPGFSQRTGHFTQVVWKNTKQIGAAYATRKDGRFVLVIRYSPPGNYRFQFSQNVLPIKEETKTTTPTHTEASATSTAPAPPGGGVSGQICCSFANKALLIISAIIVVKIGF; this is encoded by the exons ATGAACTGGACTGATTTACTGATAACTACGTTCATGTTTCTCAATGTCGCATTTGACAAGG CGGATGCAGCTCTCCCGTTCAAAGATCAGTGTGTGAAGTGGCATAATGAATATCGCAGTAGGCACCAG GTCGGCCCTTTAGTCTGGAGCGACAACCTCGCGCAAGGTGCGCAATCCTGGGCGGACTATCTGGCAGAAAACAATCTGTTTCAACACGCAGCAAACAGCCCGGTGGGAGAGAACCTATATTTGTCCTCTCGCAAGCCTATGGAACCCTGTACCTCTGCAACGAAAGCTTTCTACGATGAGGTCAAATATTATGACTATAACAACCCAGGATTTTCTCAAAGGACAGGTCACTTCACTCAG GTTGTGtggaaaaacacaaaacagatAGGAGCAGCATATGCCACCAGAAAGGATGGCAGATTTGTTTTGGTGATTAGATATTCTCCTCCAGGAAATTATCGTTTCCAGTTTAGCCAGAACGTTTTACCAatcaaagaagaaacaaaaaccaCTACCCCTACTCACACAGAAGCAAGTGCAACGTCGACAGCCCCTGCCCCTCCCGGTGGGGGAGTATCGGGTCAGATATGTTGCTCTTTTGCAAACAAAGCTCTTTTGATAATTTCCGCGATCATAGTTGTCAAAATTGGCTTCTGA
- the LOC131788309 gene encoding homeobox protein EMX1-like translates to MDLKQTESYFRGYVFLPCCNEEHSYFHGYQPSYYPSQVSKCDAILQTRRDHQVSHTSRFTPHSGEYRLLLPATQRDPRPQLNEICQHKLSVGNLPEKALSRDFREHRGLKTEAGYKRKRNRTIFTTDQLQRLENEFDRQQYVVGTQRFYLAADLGLNETQVKVWFQNRRIKWRKENLIHLGSSKSNCEAENLHL, encoded by the exons ATGGATCTCAAGCAAACGGAGAGTTATTTTCGCGGCTACGTTTTTCTTCCATGCTGCAACGAAGAGCATTCGTATTTTCATGGGTATCAACCCAGTTATTACCCCTCGCAAGTTTCAAAATGTGACGCCATTTTACAAACAAGAAGAGATCATCAAGTTTCTCATACATCCCGGTTTACGCCACACAGTGGTGAATATCGGTTGTTATTGCCCGCCACTCAGAGGGATCCACGACCACAGCTAAATGAAATTTGCCAACATAAACTCAGCGTAGGAAATTTGCCTGAGAAGGCATTATCAAGAG ATTTTCGCGAACACCGAGGTTTGAAAACGGAGGCTGGATACAAAAGGAAGCGAAACCGCACAATCTTCACCACAGACCAGTTGCAGCGGCTTGAAAATGAGTTCGATCGTCAACAGTATGTAGTTGGTACTCAAAGATTTTACCTTGCTGCTGACTTGGGGCTGAACGAAACACAGGTTAAAGTCTGGTTCCAGAATCGCAGAATTAAGTGGAGAAAAGAGAATTTAATTCATCTGGGAAGCTCAAAAAGTAACTGTGAAGCAGAAAACTTACATTTGTAG